A stretch of the Gammaproteobacteria bacterium genome encodes the following:
- a CDS encoding LysR family transcriptional regulator yields MVIDSAAIQCFVAVVDTNSITKAALQVCRTQSAVSQQIAKLEGILNKPLFFRGKPLVLTQDGEIFLSYARKILALHHEVRDRFKEPELEGEIRFGLPEDFASVYLSEVLIEFSRIHPRVFLNIECDLTLNLFERFKRGDFDLVLVKMNRPEDFPNGVDIFSEKLEWVGQKNIAETAEKTLPLVLSPKPCVYRSRAINALEAAGISWRSVFSSPSYAGTIAAVKAGLGITALPRAMIPAYLNVLAQPWLPVLSDTHTCLLKHEKGGAALQSFEKFVLDKLAQKH; encoded by the coding sequence ATGGTTATTGACAGTGCCGCAATACAGTGTTTTGTTGCAGTTGTAGATACAAACAGCATTACCAAAGCAGCATTGCAAGTGTGCCGTACACAATCAGCGGTTAGTCAGCAAATCGCTAAATTAGAAGGAATTCTCAATAAGCCGTTGTTTTTTCGAGGAAAACCCCTCGTCCTCACCCAGGATGGCGAGATATTTTTAAGCTACGCGCGAAAAATTCTTGCCTTGCATCACGAAGTCAGAGATAGATTCAAAGAGCCTGAATTAGAGGGCGAAATCCGTTTCGGTCTACCTGAAGATTTTGCGAGTGTTTATCTTTCAGAGGTCCTGATTGAGTTTTCTCGAATCCACCCGCGCGTATTTTTAAATATCGAATGTGATTTAACGCTTAATTTATTCGAACGATTTAAGCGTGGAGATTTCGATTTAGTATTAGTGAAAATGAACCGTCCAGAAGACTTTCCTAACGGCGTGGATATCTTTTCTGAAAAACTGGAATGGGTTGGTCAAAAAAATATTGCTGAAACAGCAGAAAAAACTCTGCCATTGGTTTTGTCGCCAAAGCCCTGCGTCTACCGCTCTAGAGCCATCAATGCCTTAGAAGCGGCGGGTATTTCGTGGCGCTCGGTCTTTTCAAGCCCGAGTTATGCCGGAACAATCGCAGCTGTCAAAGCGGGTCTTGGGATTACCGCACTTCCGCGAGCAATGATCCCTGCTTATTTGAATGTGTTGGCACAGCCATGGCTTCCGGTGTTGAGTGATACGCATACGTGTCTTCTAAAGCATGAAAAAGGTGGCGCAGCGCTTCAATCTTTTGAGAAGTTTGTGCTGGATAAATTAGCTCAGAAGCATTAA
- a CDS encoding tryptophan-rich sensory protein codes for MRTPLFLSCIVWVSICLVISGFSGWVSSSHISGWYQTLNQPSFSPPSWIFGPAWTLLYVTIGIAGGFLWQHRKKFSVLFSLFILQLAFNFAWSFIFFVGENISWALLDILGLWLSLACLIVIAMMKARNIAWLLLPYFFWVSFAAVLNYAVWLLN; via the coding sequence ATGCGTACTCCATTATTTCTATCGTGTATAGTTTGGGTATCAATCTGCCTGGTCATTTCTGGTTTTTCAGGATGGGTATCATCTAGCCATATTTCGGGATGGTATCAAACGCTCAATCAACCATCTTTTAGCCCGCCCAGTTGGATTTTTGGCCCAGCATGGACTCTGCTTTATGTGACGATTGGTATTGCCGGCGGCTTCCTTTGGCAACATCGAAAAAAGTTCTCCGTTCTTTTTTCTCTATTTATTCTTCAGCTAGCGTTTAATTTTGCTTGGTCATTTATTTTCTTTGTGGGTGAAAATATTTCTTGGGCGCTGCTGGATATTTTAGGCTTGTGGCTCAGCTTGGCTTGCTTGATTGTTATCGCGATGATGAAAGCAAGAAACATTGCGTGGCTGCTGCTGCCCTATTTTTTTTGGGTGAGTTTTGCTGCGGTATTGAATTATGCTGTTTGGCTTCTTAATTAA
- the hemH gene encoding ferrochelatase produces MNDSVNEPTTGVLLINLGTPDDTKVSSIRRYLREFLLDPRVIDLPAFFRYLLVYGAILPFRPFKAAKAYEEIWQQEGSPLRLHTHALANKVGEILGRGYQVKAAMRYGNPSIASALKELRSCKEMIVLPLFPQYSSAATGSAIAKTLGELAKQWNLPSIRVIDQFYAREEFITPLAKIIKGYMTDPETFLLFSYHGLPERHLDKSACTSPCKRVDACPLVTKNNYFCYRAHCYQTSRLLAQQLSLGSDQYTTAFQSRLGRIPWIKPYTDEILSELYAKGIRKLAVACPAFTADCLETLEEIGMRAKEQWLALGGESLTLIPCLNSDDQWADGVASMIKGISP; encoded by the coding sequence ATGAATGACAGTGTCAATGAACCCACTACTGGCGTGCTGTTAATCAACTTAGGCACACCGGATGATACAAAAGTATCCAGCATCCGGCGTTATCTACGAGAGTTTTTGCTTGATCCACGAGTGATCGATCTCCCGGCTTTTTTTCGCTATTTGTTAGTCTATGGAGCGATTCTACCCTTCCGCCCATTTAAAGCGGCTAAAGCTTATGAGGAAATTTGGCAACAAGAAGGCTCGCCACTGCGTCTGCATACACACGCTTTGGCGAATAAAGTAGGCGAAATTCTTGGCAGAGGCTACCAGGTCAAAGCAGCAATGCGCTATGGAAATCCTTCGATTGCCAGCGCTCTTAAAGAATTACGTTCCTGCAAAGAAATGATTGTTCTACCACTTTTTCCGCAATATTCATCCGCAGCAACAGGATCAGCCATCGCGAAAACCCTGGGTGAGTTAGCTAAGCAGTGGAATCTCCCCAGCATCAGGGTGATAGATCAGTTTTATGCTCGCGAAGAATTTATTACGCCACTGGCTAAGATTATCAAGGGTTACATGACTGACCCAGAAACGTTTTTACTCTTTAGTTATCATGGCTTACCAGAAAGGCACTTAGATAAAAGCGCCTGTACGTCACCTTGCAAACGAGTCGATGCGTGCCCGCTGGTCACTAAAAATAATTATTTTTGCTACCGCGCGCACTGTTACCAAACCTCTAGATTATTGGCGCAGCAACTATCACTTGGCAGCGATCAGTATACAACAGCGTTCCAGTCACGTTTAGGCAGAATTCCTTGGATAAAACCGTATACTGATGAAATTCTTTCTGAGTTATATGCGAAGGGCATTAGAAAACTAGCGGTGGCTTGCCCAGCATTTACGGCTGATTGTTTGGAAACACTTGAAGAAATCGGTATGCGAGCCAAAGAGCAATGGCTCGCTTTAGGCGGAGAATCGTTGACATTAATTCCTTGCTTGAACAGCGATGATCAGTGGGCTGATGGTGTTGCAAGCATGATAAAAGGTATTTCACCATAA
- a CDS encoding catalase has translation MKEKLTTAAGYPIADNQNSKSAGPRGPLLLEDFYLLEKLAHFNRERIPERVVHAKGSAAYGTLTITHDISQYTKADLFSSIGKQTSLFLRFSTVGGEKGSADTVRDPRGFSIKFYTNEGIWDLVGNNTPVFFLRDPLKFPDFIHTQKRDPQTNMKSAQMVWDFASLSPETLHQFTILFSDRGLPDGYRHMDGFGSHTYSLINAKGERFWCKWHFKTQQGIKNLSNAEANRLAGEDPDYSQRDLFNAIAHGSFPKWTMSVQIMPEKDALDYVINPFDLTKVWPHKDYPLIEVATLELNRNPENYFAEVEQSAFAPSQIVPGLGFSPDKMLQGRLFAYADAHRYRLGINHHQIPVNKPTCPFHNNHRDGAMRADGNGGATPHYEPSCSANSLQESAAYKEPALSLGDNVWSDHFNHRIDENYYSQAGNLFRLMSPEQQQLLINNIVDSLKGADTETQKRQVAHFFKADAGYGKGVQEGLSL, from the coding sequence ATGAAGGAAAAACTTACTACCGCTGCAGGTTACCCGATCGCTGACAACCAAAACTCCAAATCTGCAGGGCCGCGTGGTCCGCTTTTATTGGAAGATTTTTATTTGCTTGAGAAATTAGCCCATTTCAATCGTGAGCGCATTCCTGAGCGCGTGGTGCATGCTAAAGGTTCAGCGGCTTATGGTACCTTAACGATTACTCATGATATTTCACAATATACTAAAGCTGACTTGTTTAGTAGCATTGGCAAGCAAACATCACTGTTTTTACGTTTTTCAACCGTGGGTGGCGAGAAAGGCTCAGCCGATACGGTGCGTGATCCGCGTGGTTTTTCGATTAAATTTTATACTAACGAAGGCATTTGGGATTTGGTGGGCAATAATACTCCTGTGTTCTTTTTGCGCGATCCTTTGAAGTTTCCTGATTTTATTCATACTCAAAAACGCGACCCGCAAACCAATATGAAATCCGCGCAAATGGTTTGGGATTTTGCATCTTTATCGCCTGAAACTTTGCATCAATTTACGATTTTATTTTCAGATCGTGGTTTACCCGATGGCTATCGTCATATGGATGGTTTTGGCAGTCATACTTACAGTTTAATCAATGCCAAAGGCGAGCGGTTCTGGTGTAAATGGCATTTTAAAACTCAGCAAGGGATTAAAAACTTATCAAATGCGGAAGCGAATCGATTAGCCGGTGAAGATCCAGATTATTCGCAGCGCGATTTATTCAATGCAATCGCTCATGGGAGTTTCCCAAAATGGACGATGTCCGTGCAAATTATGCCAGAAAAAGACGCGTTGGATTATGTGATCAATCCTTTTGATTTAACCAAAGTGTGGCCGCATAAAGATTATCCTTTGATAGAAGTGGCGACCTTAGAGCTTAATCGTAATCCAGAAAATTACTTTGCCGAAGTCGAGCAGTCGGCTTTTGCACCGAGTCAGATTGTACCTGGCTTAGGATTCTCGCCGGATAAAATGCTGCAGGGTCGATTATTTGCGTATGCTGATGCACATCGTTATCGCTTAGGGATTAATCACCATCAAATTCCGGTGAATAAACCGACTTGCCCGTTTCACAATAATCACCGCGATGGTGCGATGCGTGCAGATGGTAATGGCGGCGCTACTCCGCATTACGAACCCAGCTGTTCAGCGAATAGCTTGCAAGAAAGTGCTGCTTATAAAGAACCGGCTTTATCTTTAGGTGATAATGTTTGGAGTGATCATTTTAATCATCGCATTGACGAAAATTATTATTCGCAGGCAGGTAATTTATTTCGATTGATGTCGCCAGAGCAACAACAGTTGTTAATAAATAATATTGTAGATTCACTGAAGGGCGCTGATACTGAAACGCAAAAACGCCAAGTAGCGCATTTTTTTAAAGCGGATGCTGGGTATGGAAAGGGGGTTCAAGAGGGTTTGAGTTTATAG
- a CDS encoding carbonic anhydrase — translation MEHFRKMLEGYQGFRDKYVHGDSSIMQYLSDYGQKPQTMVVSCCDSRVDPALILQCDPGDLFVVRNVANIIPPYEKDEAHHGTSAALEFGVCFLKVDHLVLLGHSQCGGIQALLDDSQVGQNDFISSWVSLIKTPRCNECTTDEYAKLALHQSYKNCLTFPWIKEKMLRKELEIHLWFFDIKT, via the coding sequence ATGGAACACTTCAGGAAAATGCTAGAAGGCTACCAAGGCTTTAGAGATAAATACGTGCATGGCGATTCATCGATCATGCAATATCTTTCCGATTATGGCCAGAAACCCCAAACCATGGTGGTGTCTTGTTGTGACTCGCGAGTAGACCCAGCGCTGATATTACAATGCGATCCTGGTGATTTATTTGTCGTGCGAAATGTGGCTAACATCATTCCACCGTATGAAAAAGATGAAGCGCATCATGGTACGAGCGCGGCATTAGAGTTTGGCGTATGTTTTTTAAAGGTAGATCATCTTGTTTTGTTAGGCCACAGTCAGTGTGGTGGTATTCAAGCGCTGTTAGACGATAGCCAGGTAGGCCAGAATGATTTTATATCCAGCTGGGTATCGCTGATCAAAACACCGCGTTGTAACGAGTGTACAACCGATGAATATGCAAAATTAGCGCTGCATCAATCCTATAAAAATTGTTTAACATTTCCCTGGATTAAAGAAAAAATGTTGCGAAAAGAATTAGAAATTCACTTGTGGTTTTTCGATATTAAAAC
- a CDS encoding carbonic anhydrase — TDEYAKLALHQSYKNCLTFPWIKEKMLRKELEIHLWFFDIKTGEIFTYSKECNQYVPLSVGVI; from the coding sequence CAACCGATGAATATGCAAAATTAGCGCTGCATCAATCCTATAAAAATTGTTTAACATTTCCCTGGATTAAAGAAAAAATGTTGCGAAAAGAATTAGAAATTCACTTGTGGTTTTTCGATATTAAAACTGGCGAGATTTTTACGTATTCCAAAGAATGCAATCAATATGTTCCTCTCTCTGTTGGTGTCATATGA
- a CDS encoding CTP synthase: MTQFIFITGGVVSSLGKGIAASSLAAILESRGLKVTMMKLDPYINVDPGTMSPFQHGEVFVTEDGAETDLDLGHYERFVRMKMTKANNFTSGRVYANVIKKERRGDYLGGTVQVIPHITDEIKRCICYGTNGADVALVEIGGTVGDIESLPFLEAIRQMRIELGREQALFIHLTLVPYLKTAGEIKTKPTQHSVKELRSIGIQPDILLCRCEQFLPEHERTKIALFTNVERCAVIPLYDVDTIYRIPMELHQQGLDDIVVNMMGLRTQPADLSDWERVVAAQTNPLSTVTIGMVGKYTDLTDSYKSLTEALTHAGIETRMKVNIRYIDSESIERDGTSILEGLNGILVPGGFGARGIEGKIMTAQFARENNIPYFGICLGMQIAMIEYARNKADMPNANSTEFDVNTPFPVVAMITEWKENDGSIQTRDEHTDKGGTMRLGGYRCRLAPESLARALYQKEEVIERHRHRYEVNNQWIGALEKAGLKISGVSVDGNLVEMIEIPKHPWFVGCQFHPEFTSTPRDSHPLFKGFIEAAKKRRDHNFNG; this comes from the coding sequence ATGACACAGTTTATCTTTATTACTGGCGGCGTTGTTTCTTCTTTAGGCAAAGGCATCGCAGCCTCCTCTCTTGCCGCGATCCTTGAGTCACGCGGTCTAAAAGTGACCATGATGAAACTCGACCCTTATATCAACGTTGACCCTGGAACAATGAGCCCATTTCAACACGGTGAAGTATTCGTCACCGAAGATGGCGCCGAAACTGATCTTGATCTGGGCCATTATGAGCGCTTTGTGCGCATGAAAATGACCAAGGCCAATAACTTTACCAGCGGTCGTGTTTATGCCAATGTGATTAAAAAAGAGCGTCGCGGTGATTATTTAGGCGGAACAGTGCAAGTCATCCCGCATATCACCGATGAAATCAAACGCTGTATTTGTTATGGGACGAATGGTGCCGATGTCGCGCTGGTTGAAATTGGCGGCACAGTGGGTGATATTGAATCCCTGCCGTTTTTAGAAGCAATACGACAAATGCGGATAGAGTTGGGTCGAGAACAAGCTTTATTTATTCATTTGACACTTGTCCCTTATTTGAAAACTGCTGGTGAAATCAAAACTAAGCCCACACAACATTCAGTGAAAGAGTTACGTTCTATTGGGATACAACCCGATATTTTATTATGTCGTTGTGAACAATTTTTACCCGAACATGAGCGAACCAAAATCGCCTTATTTACTAATGTTGAACGATGCGCGGTAATTCCTCTCTACGATGTCGATACGATTTATCGTATTCCCATGGAATTACATCAACAAGGTCTAGATGATATTGTCGTGAACATGATGGGGTTACGCACTCAACCTGCCGATCTTAGCGATTGGGAACGCGTTGTTGCGGCACAAACCAACCCCCTTTCCACTGTAACAATTGGTATGGTAGGAAAATATACTGACCTTACTGATTCTTATAAATCACTCACCGAAGCATTGACCCATGCTGGGATTGAAACGCGCATGAAAGTCAATATTCGCTATATTGATTCTGAAAGCATTGAACGTGATGGCACTAGCATTCTTGAAGGCTTGAACGGTATTCTTGTCCCGGGCGGTTTTGGTGCGCGCGGTATAGAAGGCAAAATTATGACAGCGCAATTTGCGCGCGAAAATAATATTCCCTATTTTGGTATTTGTTTAGGCATGCAAATCGCGATGATTGAATATGCGCGAAACAAAGCTGATATGCCAAATGCCAACAGCACCGAATTTGATGTCAACACGCCTTTCCCTGTAGTCGCTATGATTACTGAGTGGAAAGAAAACGATGGATCCATTCAAACACGAGACGAACACACCGACAAAGGTGGCACGATGCGTTTAGGAGGATATCGTTGCCGCTTAGCGCCAGAAAGTTTAGCGCGCGCCTTGTATCAAAAAGAAGAAGTGATTGAACGACATCGTCACCGTTATGAGGTGAATAATCAATGGATAGGCGCACTAGAAAAAGCTGGATTAAAAATTTCAGGCGTGTCTGTTGATGGGAATTTGGTTGAGATGATTGAAATACCGAAACACCCTTGGTTCGTAGGCTGTCAATTTCATCCAGAGTTCACCTCAACACCTAGGGACAGCCACCCTTTGTTTAAAGGGTTTATTGAAGCTGCAAAAAAACGCAGAGATCATAACTTTAACGGATAG
- a CDS encoding glycosyltransferase family 39 protein — protein sequence MTIKPNLCSLVYLLLFVIFILQSTFYPNFILSEEHHYLEVASNMFYYHYWGLMQDTMGVYLSKPPLLFWMLSGLWSVFGPHTWVVHFLLMATLAGVLYLTQQLSQLLFNDSAQAKLAPVIVLGSILFFARGTNFCFDILVVLFFVLSAIGVSLALKKNYVQGFLLFGIAVGLGVLTKGPIILAFCLPFFIVATFLRREYGVQDRAWFFGFFFSVLVMLGLMLTWLIPVLHQLGPVRKHMLLLRRGFGVGATYGAAPFYFYFKAGFFLMFPWVLWPYGVRSFFCALKKNHNPGFKLVFYSLILSLVILSLIPPKALRYAMSSLVLFALLYAYALSQNKPVFSVQANSTRGVLILLTGFIIAAEIVTLFFPQWVMSNIYYPAITYSWVLFFESLMVMAGVGLACLPKRHVIFESIRLCVFTFVLVMGVYVLPHEVLSMSFDYQSFVTYLNELKQQKDIPIIYCRAYGGYQYSMTTPPLPEGKYKLTAKEGGRHEFVYFVAEVEGMSSGRNNYLYRLVDPSQTSAIVVRKLDAQAFVRLPAIKQQCS from the coding sequence ATGACAATCAAACCTAATCTATGCAGTCTCGTGTATCTCTTGTTGTTTGTGATTTTTATTTTACAAAGCACCTTTTATCCTAATTTTATTCTTTCTGAAGAGCATCATTATCTTGAGGTCGCTTCCAATATGTTTTATTACCATTATTGGGGTTTAATGCAAGATACTATGGGTGTCTATTTAAGCAAACCGCCTTTGCTATTTTGGATGTTATCGGGCTTGTGGAGTGTTTTTGGCCCGCATACTTGGGTTGTTCATTTTTTGTTGATGGCGACGCTAGCAGGCGTTCTGTATTTAACCCAACAATTATCTCAACTATTGTTTAATGATTCTGCACAAGCTAAATTGGCGCCAGTAATTGTACTGGGGAGCATTTTATTTTTCGCGCGCGGAACAAATTTTTGTTTTGATATTTTAGTAGTGTTATTTTTTGTGTTAAGCGCGATAGGTGTTTCTTTGGCGCTCAAGAAAAATTATGTTCAAGGTTTTCTTCTTTTTGGAATAGCGGTTGGTTTAGGGGTTTTAACCAAAGGACCGATTATTCTTGCTTTCTGTTTGCCTTTTTTTATTGTGGCGACTTTTTTGCGACGTGAATATGGTGTGCAAGATCGCGCGTGGTTTTTTGGATTTTTTTTTAGCGTATTGGTTATGCTAGGGTTAATGCTGACATGGTTGATTCCCGTGTTGCATCAGTTAGGCCCGGTTCGTAAACATATGTTATTACTGCGTCGAGGTTTCGGAGTCGGGGCGACGTATGGAGCCGCTCCGTTTTATTTTTATTTCAAGGCAGGATTTTTCTTAATGTTTCCATGGGTGCTGTGGCCATATGGAGTTCGGTCGTTCTTTTGCGCACTTAAAAAAAACCATAATCCTGGATTTAAACTGGTTTTTTATAGTTTAATATTAAGTCTCGTTATCTTGTCTCTCATTCCACCTAAAGCATTGCGTTATGCGATGTCATCGCTTGTGTTATTTGCATTATTGTATGCGTATGCATTATCTCAAAATAAACCAGTTTTTTCTGTTCAGGCTAATAGTACGCGTGGCGTATTGATTTTATTGACTGGATTTATTATTGCTGCAGAGATTGTAACTTTGTTTTTTCCGCAGTGGGTCATGTCAAACATTTATTACCCTGCAATTACTTATTCTTGGGTGTTGTTTTTTGAGAGTCTGATGGTTATGGCAGGGGTTGGGTTAGCTTGTTTGCCAAAAAGACACGTGATATTTGAGTCGATACGATTATGTGTATTTACGTTTGTGTTGGTGATGGGGGTTTATGTGCTTCCGCATGAGGTGTTATCAATGAGCTTCGATTATCAATCTTTCGTAACCTATTTAAATGAGCTTAAACAGCAAAAAGATATTCCAATAATATATTGTCGCGCCTATGGAGGATATCAGTACAGTATGACAACTCCTCCGTTGCCTGAAGGAAAGTATAAGCTCACTGCAAAAGAAGGCGGGCGGCATGAGTTTGTTTATTTTGTTGCAGAAGTAGAAGGCATGTCGTCAGGGCGGAACAATTACCTGTATCGTTTGGTTGACCCGAGTCAAACATCTGCGATTGTCGTTAGAAAGCTAGATGCACAAGCGTTTGTTCGGCTGCCTGCTATAAAACAGCAGTGTTCCTAA
- a CDS encoding protease inhibitor I42 family protein, protein MQNIIKLFLFACLLSSSLSIAAISTDAPSVTNPEKTIIVDKENQEFTIILASTPSTGFSWLLESYDINLVKPIKHDYNAPAKTALGAAGVERWVFAASPEIIAGPQVTTITLIQARMWDIKNTTSKKSVFTVVIN, encoded by the coding sequence GTGCAGAATATTATTAAATTATTTCTTTTCGCATGCTTATTAAGCAGCTCACTGTCAATCGCCGCAATATCCACCGATGCGCCATCAGTGACCAATCCTGAAAAAACCATTATAGTGGATAAAGAAAATCAAGAATTCACCATTATTTTAGCCTCAACGCCATCAACGGGCTTTTCTTGGCTACTTGAATCTTATGATATCAATCTTGTAAAGCCCATCAAACATGATTACAACGCGCCGGCTAAAACAGCGCTAGGCGCTGCTGGCGTTGAAAGGTGGGTTTTTGCTGCCTCCCCAGAAATAATTGCAGGCCCACAAGTCACGACAATCACCTTAATTCAAGCTCGCATGTGGGATATAAAAAACACTACTAGCAAAAAATCCGTTTTTACCGTTGTTATCAATTAG
- a CDS encoding polyprenyl synthetase family protein, with protein MTLEQIQAIVATDLHAVEKEMRIAMQSDVALIHDVGQHIIQGGKRIRPLLALLISHLVGETKQPQILLASIIEFIHTATLLHDDVVDNSTMRRGVATANDIWGNEASVLVGDFLYSRAFQLLVSMNEHSLMTILAKAINIMAEGEVLQLMSRHDIAHSEETYFKIVHAKTAVLFQATCEMAATLAKIDPQMIKHAADFGQHIGLAFQLVDDALDYQGNVTELGKNIGDDVAEGKITLPLIHALRHSTPEEKQLLTHIIATGELTQLGKVQAIIERHESVIYTLNLARHHQQKAIQSLHSFSESSYKTALIQLAEFILTRSY; from the coding sequence ATGACTCTTGAGCAGATTCAAGCCATCGTTGCTACCGACCTACATGCGGTCGAAAAAGAGATGCGCATTGCAATGCAATCTGACGTTGCACTCATTCACGATGTTGGCCAGCACATTATTCAAGGCGGGAAACGTATCCGACCTCTTCTCGCACTGTTGATCAGTCATTTAGTTGGGGAAACGAAACAACCACAAATCCTCCTTGCGAGCATTATTGAATTTATACATACAGCCACCTTGCTACATGATGATGTCGTCGATAATTCGACTATGCGCCGAGGAGTGGCTACAGCGAATGACATCTGGGGAAACGAAGCCAGCGTCCTTGTCGGTGACTTTCTTTATTCTCGGGCTTTCCAGTTGCTTGTCAGCATGAATGAACACTCACTCATGACTATTTTGGCAAAAGCCATCAACATTATGGCAGAAGGCGAAGTATTACAACTGATGAGTCGCCATGACATTGCCCATAGCGAAGAAACCTATTTTAAAATCGTACATGCAAAAACAGCAGTATTGTTTCAAGCAACGTGTGAGATGGCAGCGACTCTTGCCAAAATTGATCCGCAGATGATTAAACATGCCGCAGATTTCGGTCAGCATATCGGCCTGGCTTTCCAATTAGTTGATGACGCACTGGACTACCAAGGCAATGTCACTGAGCTAGGCAAAAACATAGGCGATGATGTTGCTGAAGGAAAAATAACACTCCCCCTGATTCATGCTCTACGCCACTCCACTCCAGAAGAAAAACAACTCCTTACGCATATCATTGCGACAGGAGAATTAACACAACTAGGCAAAGTTCAGGCAATTATAGAACGCCACGAAAGCGTTATTTATACATTAAATCTAGCAAGACACCACCAACAAAAAGCTATTCAATCTCTTCATTCTTTCTCGGAATCTAGCTATAAAACAGCGCTGATACAACTTGCTGAATTTATTTTAACTCGCAGCTATTAA
- the rplU gene encoding 50S ribosomal protein L21: MYAVIKTGGKQYRVAAGQTLKVESLPVEEGQFIDFKEVLLIANGDDITVGHPMVEGAIVKASVVEHGRGDKIRIVKFRRRKHSRKHMGHRQNFTSVKIESIQR; the protein is encoded by the coding sequence ATGTACGCAGTTATTAAAACCGGTGGAAAACAATACCGGGTGGCCGCAGGCCAAACATTGAAAGTAGAAAGTTTGCCAGTAGAAGAAGGGCAATTTATTGATTTTAAAGAAGTTTTACTGATTGCCAATGGCGATGATATCACTGTAGGTCACCCTATGGTTGAGGGAGCTATTGTTAAGGCAAGTGTTGTAGAACACGGTCGTGGTGATAAGATTAGGATTGTTAAATTCAGACGTCGTAAGCATTCGCGTAAACATATGGGGCATAGACAAAACTTTACCTCAGTTAAAATTGAATCAATTCAACGATAA
- the rpmA gene encoding 50S ribosomal protein L27: protein MATKKAGGSTRNGRDSHSKRLGVKKFGGERVLAGNIIIRQRGTKVNAGLNVGLGRDHTLFALVDGHVVFSVGGPKGRPFVAVKPLEGEKEAA from the coding sequence ATGGCAACAAAAAAAGCGGGTGGTAGTACTCGTAACGGACGCGATTCGCACTCTAAGCGTCTTGGAGTAAAAAAATTTGGTGGAGAGCGTGTCCTGGCAGGCAATATCATTATTCGCCAACGTGGTACAAAGGTGAATGCAGGGCTTAATGTTGGTCTTGGCAGAGATCACACCTTGTTTGCCTTGGTTGATGGGCACGTTGTGTTTTCAGTAGGTGGCCCAAAGGGTCGTCCGTTTGTTGCGGTTAAACCGTTGGAAGGCGAGAAGGAAGCTGCCTAA